The Afipia massiliensis genome has a segment encoding these proteins:
- a CDS encoding ATP-dependent nuclease, with amino-acid sequence MKLTDFRILNFRSIKDSGWCSFSADGTTVLIGQNESGKTSILAALEKSFNGINLEDDDVRAGEPLPRVIIRLITSFNELENSFSNSPKEQLDALEKYLTKTKGRLEFSKSWVRSTTNKDQRYEDIDSIEDPLLAEMLNKNWPASKPVPRKEKPEEEEEEKTSDEEGDDSGKIIQLTAELVANAVYTEAPLTVLFDEKTGLLPNSIDVVVKDGSYTLSGEGETAAENYLEIAGINLQELIDGDARARESILHRGNQKVTSDFTTFWSQTIGKKDRLLLKCDLRFYGQDASGKSGKPYLVFWISDGQNHLYPKQRSSGVRWFVSFYLQLKSSDEYSSGTLFLLDEPGANLHAKAQDDVLKLINRLSDKKQIMYSTHSAHMIEYDKLYRVLAVQREGDLDDTPTVIIHAHRIGGASRDTLSPVLTAMGADFSQQTVIKKHNNVILEEMSGFYYLKAFWKLLSEEKEAHFIAATGANNVESLANMFVGWGLDFIVAVDDDPTGRAVYNSIKRHMFADDESLAQSKLLKIGGKGIEDILDISDFKSIVLNDTTLSYKCENSQYVKDAQKSKTMLAYQFWIKVSDGTLKLKKLSPQSQEKITKLVEEISSRLL; translated from the coding sequence ATGAAGCTTACAGATTTTCGAATACTGAATTTCCGTTCCATCAAAGACAGCGGGTGGTGTTCTTTTTCAGCTGACGGAACAACCGTCCTCATAGGTCAGAACGAAAGCGGAAAGACTTCCATTTTGGCTGCGCTCGAAAAGAGCTTCAACGGCATCAACCTTGAGGACGACGACGTTCGGGCGGGAGAGCCATTGCCCCGCGTGATCATCCGATTGATTACGAGCTTCAATGAACTAGAGAACTCTTTCTCAAATTCCCCGAAAGAACAATTGGACGCTCTCGAAAAGTATCTCACTAAGACGAAGGGGCGACTCGAATTCTCAAAATCCTGGGTCCGCAGTACAACAAACAAAGATCAGCGTTATGAAGATATAGACTCAATTGAAGATCCCTTGCTGGCGGAAATGCTCAACAAAAATTGGCCCGCCAGTAAACCAGTACCGAGAAAAGAAAAACCAGAAGAGGAGGAAGAAGAGAAAACCTCCGACGAGGAAGGTGACGATTCAGGTAAGATCATTCAGCTAACAGCTGAGTTAGTGGCTAATGCCGTGTATACTGAAGCCCCTCTAACTGTTCTGTTTGACGAAAAGACCGGATTGCTTCCGAACAGTATTGATGTCGTCGTCAAGGACGGTTCTTACACACTCTCAGGCGAAGGAGAGACCGCCGCCGAGAATTACTTGGAAATAGCCGGCATCAACCTGCAAGAACTTATAGACGGCGATGCACGAGCCCGCGAAAGTATCCTTCATCGCGGCAATCAGAAAGTTACATCAGATTTCACCACATTCTGGAGTCAGACCATCGGAAAGAAGGACAGACTCCTTTTAAAATGCGATCTACGCTTTTACGGACAAGATGCTTCTGGAAAATCGGGCAAACCATATCTGGTTTTCTGGATTTCTGATGGACAGAACCACCTTTACCCCAAACAACGCAGTTCGGGTGTTCGGTGGTTTGTTTCATTCTATCTACAGCTTAAATCCTCTGACGAATATTCCAGCGGAACGCTTTTTTTGCTGGACGAACCAGGCGCTAATTTGCACGCGAAGGCGCAGGACGATGTCCTAAAACTAATCAATAGATTGAGTGACAAGAAGCAAATTATGTATTCGACCCACAGCGCCCACATGATCGAATATGACAAACTGTATCGCGTACTCGCAGTTCAGCGCGAGGGGGACTTAGATGATACGCCAACAGTAATCATTCACGCACACCGAATAGGCGGCGCCTCTAGAGATACCTTGTCGCCAGTACTAACTGCCATGGGTGCCGACTTTTCACAGCAAACCGTTATAAAGAAACACAACAACGTCATATTAGAGGAGATGAGCGGCTTCTACTACCTGAAGGCGTTTTGGAAACTTCTTTCTGAGGAAAAAGAAGCTCATTTCATTGCTGCGACAGGAGCGAACAACGTCGAGAGCCTTGCAAACATGTTTGTGGGATGGGGGCTCGATTTTATTGTCGCGGTTGATGACGATCCAACGGGACGTGCAGTGTATAATAGCATCAAGCGGCACATGTTCGCAGATGACGAATCTCTTGCACAATCCAAACTACTGAAGATAGGCGGAAAGGGAATTGAAGATATCCTTGATATATCGGACTTCAAAAGTATCGTCCTCAATGACACTACGCTTTCTTACAAATGTGAGAACTCGCAATACGTAAAGGACGCACAAAAATCCAAAACCATGCTAGCCTATCAGTTCTGGATCAAGGTTTCTGATGGAACACTAAAACTGAAAAAGCTTAGCCCTCAAAGCCAAGAAAAGATCACCAAGCTGGTAGAAGAAATAAGCTCCCGACTTCTGTAG
- the greA gene encoding transcription elongation factor GreA, which yields MSRAFVKDQDADSVIDLPARVIPEHPNDVTAQGLAMIEAELARAQEALAAAQAAHDRDAIASASRDMRYWDARRGTAHVVAPNEDTSQIRFGHTVKLKRDDGREQIFRIVGEDEADPAKGTLSHVAPLARALFGKSVGDTVRAGEHELEILDIR from the coding sequence ATGAGCAGAGCTTTCGTCAAGGACCAGGATGCCGACAGCGTCATCGACCTGCCGGCCCGCGTGATCCCGGAGCACCCGAACGACGTGACGGCGCAAGGGCTCGCGATGATCGAGGCCGAGTTGGCGCGCGCGCAGGAAGCGCTTGCGGCGGCACAGGCGGCGCACGACCGCGACGCCATCGCCAGCGCCTCGCGCGATATGCGCTACTGGGACGCGCGGCGCGGGACCGCGCATGTGGTCGCGCCCAATGAGGACACTTCGCAGATTCGCTTTGGCCACACGGTGAAGCTTAAGCGCGACGACGGCCGCGAGCAGATATTCCGCATCGTCGGCGAGGACGAAGCCGATCCCGCCAAGGGCACGCTGTCCCATGTGGCGCCCTTGGCGCGCGCGCTGTTCGGCAAGAGCGTCGGCGACACCGTGCGCGCCGGCGAGCACGAACTTGAAATTCTCGACATCCGTTGA
- a CDS encoding DUF4112 domain-containing protein codes for MTSAKMTDDIFDRTASRRSGTKRPPIIDQDGNEVHPGGFGGRGPFDAGARTSGFEFQGADFQSALGGISFGPNSFFGVMTREQRFARIDALSKLLDVAFVVPGTKIRYGIDGLIGLVPIFGDILTTAISLWIVREARALGAPKYLVARMLGNVAVDGVVGLVPFAGDAFDVMFRANVRNMRMLKRWMDKQPRSA; via the coding sequence ATGACGAGCGCCAAAATGACCGACGACATCTTCGACCGCACGGCGAGCCGTCGCAGCGGTACCAAGCGGCCGCCGATCATCGATCAGGACGGCAACGAGGTGCATCCCGGCGGCTTCGGCGGGCGCGGGCCGTTCGACGCTGGCGCCCGCACGTCCGGCTTCGAGTTTCAGGGCGCGGATTTCCAGAGCGCGCTCGGCGGGATCTCGTTCGGCCCCAATTCTTTCTTTGGTGTCATGACGCGCGAGCAGCGCTTCGCGCGGATCGATGCGCTGTCGAAGCTGCTCGACGTCGCCTTCGTCGTGCCGGGCACCAAGATTCGCTACGGCATCGACGGCCTGATCGGCCTCGTGCCGATCTTCGGCGATATTCTAACCACGGCGATCTCGCTGTGGATCGTGCGCGAGGCGAGGGCGCTCGGCGCGCCGAAGTATCTGGTGGCGCGGATGCTGGGCAATGTCGCGGTGGACGGCGTGGTAGGGCTGGTGCCGTTCGCCGGCGACGCCTTCGACGTCATGTTCCGCGCCAATGTGCGCAACATGCGGATGCTCAAGCGCTGGATGGACAAGCAGCCAAGGAGTGCTTGA